In Micropterus dolomieu isolate WLL.071019.BEF.003 ecotype Adirondacks linkage group LG01, ASM2129224v1, whole genome shotgun sequence, the sequence TAGTATGTTAAATGCTAAAACAGTCTAAGGAGCTTTTATACTTTACATGCTTGGTTTTTTAgggttttctgttgtttgttttgtttgttagtcGTCTATGTCCGTGCTCTGAAACCATTTGTCATCTGGGCCTGTGAGTCTGCAGGTCTTTCTTCAAAACTACCACCACAGCTGTCACATGACCTGCTGGTATAGATGGATGACCCTCATAGTTTCACTGTATGGATTTAttggaaatattttttatgtaatcaGACCTGTAACTGCTAGTGAATTACTTGGTTAGTCAGCGGCAGAAAACGATTACAGTACATCCAGCTCTTTTGATTGCAAAAATGGTGGTTTTGCAACTGCTAGGTTTGGGAgggtgtttgcttgtttgtcaTCCCAACACAGCTCCTTCTTCTTGCCCAAATTAAGCTGTAATTGGATATAGCACATATTCAGTAtccttcatttctttctttcaggtATGGAACTCATGGAGGCTGACTCACATCTTAATAAACAATTTAGATATGATATAATAAATTCATGATATATAATTAtgcacttttttatttatttcatctttTTCCCTAAGAATCTGCCATATGAAacatattttacttttcttttttttttttttttagaaatgtagcattctttaaacaaaaaatcAGTATTTATTTTGCTACTCAAATATGGGCACATTTACCAAAATTTAAGCAAACAGGAATAGTAATATGTTTGAATAcaataatgatttaaaatgtacagGAGCAGTATTTCAACAGTGGGAGCCAGTGATATCATATGTTAAACTGAGTGATATGATTTTATAtaagagaaaacaaatacaactgaaataaaaatacgCATCCCATTAACAGCTGCacttttttgcatttattttcattattttgaaatatatatattttatttttattgttatattaattTGTGTATATTCTCCTTGCTGctcatatttactgtatttacacGTATACTGAAAATAAACTAGACCTAATTAAAGgtctgtttagtttttattttcaagacAAAATGTATTCAAACTAAACTATTATCCTTCGGGGAAAATATGGTCTTTGTGCCAGCAAAACTACATATCGAATAATGAAAATAGGAAGACAAGTAATCCTGTAAACACTTAAAACCACAACTAAAAATAATACAAGATTATGTAAGAACAACCTggtgtgattttaaaaatgactgtTGAAAGAAGTAAAAGTGTTGCTATAGAAATGATGTGAGTGAACATTGTGTTTTCACTACATGAAAAACAATTTTACAGCATcaaattgtaaaacaaaataacagaacaaCCCATATGCATTAAATCTCAATCCAGCCAAGTCTTTTTCTAGAGTCGATCAGCATCCAGTCAAAATGTTTGCATCAACACCGGAGTACTCAAAGACAGCATAAAAAGGCCATGTACTTTGATACAACTGCAGCATCAGCTAATGTGCCAAAGTTAATGGAGAGCTCATTTGAATGACAATAATTCGACTGGCACTGCATTTCATCAGCCTTTATATGAACGTGGACCATCAGTAATGCAGTGGGACTGAGGGGCTTGAATTTGATTGGGTGAGAAGGAACAGAAGGTGATTATGCAGCGTATAGGAAAGGTGAGTACTGTAACTGTTCAACACATTGACACCGTGATGCACCTCATGCTAACTGGTGTATTGTTCTTCAAGAATCAAACCGATATTCAGTCGAACTGCAAACTTGTCCGATACTAATGAAGATACAATTCATTATGAAGAGCTATATGATTTGAGTTAGACAACTATTGGAATtacataattaattaaaagcTCTTTGATAAAACATAGCAGTTTAATATTCTTCTCATCCCATTTAACTTTTCAAGCTTCTGTGCAAAGTTTTGGTTTACAATTTGTCTGCCTAATACTTATTTGCACAAAAaatttttgtgcttttaaaagTCAGGGAAACTTTGGAGctgcagttttgttgtttttttttttttttttgcccacttgggggcagcataACATGctaaaaacatgacattttacaTATCACTACCATATAAGGCTATTACGgcaaacatgttagcaaacagttgcctatttacaacTCCATCTGACACAGAACAAAGCTAAATTAGGACACACTAAAGGACAATGCTGGATTAAAGTTTTCATTTTgatcaataaaacacaatagTATTGTACTCACCGATTTTATCGCTGGGATCTGGAAATGAGGCGTCTAAAAAGACGTTCAGTGGGGCACATTGTAAACATCAGCCACATATACAGACCTCCTTCCTGGTTCTAATTTGACCTGCTGTACTTACCTTAGCTGTGcacacacagttttcctgtgGAATGAGGGATTATTACCGACATTTCAGGTGCACTAACTTTTGTTTTCCCttccaaataaagtggtttagataaaCTGTTGGCATTTTTACAGCCTGTCTGATCGTCTGACTCCTTGAGTTTCTTGACCTATCAGACTTGGATGTAGCACTGTTGCAGAATTCCCAGATCTCAGCTAATATTTTGGTAATTATGTTGTTATCATTACTAATAATGATAGCTATGAAACTATAAGAAAAAGACCAAAATTTTAACCAAATGGAATAACCCTTTAATAATTTAAAGGTGATGGTATTAGCAGACTTGTATAATGGTGCTAGTGGTAATAATTGCAGTGGTAGTGTTTTTTCTGATGGTAGATGTATTGGTCTAATGCAGAGCCATGCTTGCAGATCTTCTTCTATGAGGACAAGAACTTCCAGGGTCATTACTACGAATGCAGCAGTGACTGCCCTGAGATCAGCTCCCACGTCAGCCGCTGCAACTCCATCCGTGTGGAGAACGGGGCCTGGGTCATCTATGAGAGACCCCATTACATGGGCTACCAGTACGTCCTCGTGAGAGGGGAGTACCCCAACTTCCAGAGCTGGAACGGCTTCAATGACACCATCCACTCCTGCCGTCTCATCAGATATGTAAGTCctaaaaaatatgaaatcagACTCCAGATCAgcatacagttttttttttttactgtaatttaaattcTTGGGTGTTTATATCACTTATGAACCTATGAAATTATTTCAGACCAAGCATGAAgactttttacttgtttttagcCTGCATCTGTAAGCGAGACGGGGGAAACAGCCAGTTTGGCTCTGTCCAAGGATAAATAAATCTGCCCTGTagaacctctaaagctcactaattaatgaGTTATTTTTTGGTGGTTTGATGTTCAAGCCTTCCAGCAGGTACAGGATGCGCATCTACGAACGTCCACAATTCAGCGGCCAGATGATCGAGTTCAGTGAGGACATGCCCAACCTGCTGGACCGCTGGCGCTACCGGGACGTTAACTCGGCTCACGTGCAGGACGGCGTCTGGGTCTTCTACGAGCATCCAAACTATGGTGGACGCCAGTACCTGCTGGAGAAGGGCGAATACAGACGGCATGTAGAGTGGGGGGCCCTTCACCCGTCTGTAGGCTCCATTAAACGTGTTGTGGACTTTTAGACCACTTTCCACTTCTTGTTTCTCCCCTCCTGCCGCTCATTGCTCTGAACTTAACAGACATGcaaataaaagcacacaaacTACAGCAGAATGGGAGTGATTTTTGAGCATGGGCATGGCAGTAGGACCTTACATTGTGCATCCTCTGGGGAGAATTCAGTTTACTGACAATCACCCAATAAAAATTCTAATGTCTTGTTTGCAAGTAAAAGCTATAGACACTAGCTGAAAGGTCAGGGAGTCCCCAAAAACCTTAGGGTCCATCCTCTGGGGGCCATGAATATCTAGTGGATAATGTATTTCAGGGAACCTCAGATTTTAGAGGACTTTCTCTGCACCAACCTGCTGATCGAGGAGACATTTTAGGCTGATAGCTAAGCAGTGGCTCCTAACATCTGGTGGCTGATGAGCGCACGATTAAACCACAACAACAGAAAAGCTGCAAAAGCCCACAGATGATTCAAGAAGATTCACCAACTAGCAGCCATTGTTCTTAGATGGCAGCCTGTGCCAGAGAAAAATACAGCAGAGCAGATCAACACAATTCACGAACCAGCTGGTGCACCAGCAGAATATAAAAGCCGACAGAGGATtgtctatttattttaatttactcGATTGCTTCAGATAAAACTATCTGACAAACTGGCGTCACAATAATGGAGTCAGTCTTTAGAtaccactttctaataaggCCGCCTTGATAAAGAGTTTATACATTGTAATTGATGGCTTTATTTAATAGTTAATAAACAATATAGTAATGCTCTATAGATCAGGTTCGGGTTACCGGGTTGTGCAAAATCTCTAGCTGGCTCCAGTTCATGAGGTAATCATCTCCAATGGATTGTTTGAACTCTGACCTTCTGTAAAAGTGCTGCACAGCATCTGGAGCAAAATCCATTTTACAATGTTTGACCATCTACACTTAATGACTTGATGGTTTGTTGtagaaataaattaatgtattaCAGATGACCTACTAACATTTGCTCTTGGCTTATCCTGTAAATCTAATGATTAACTACTAATTAACAATAATAAGCAATACTGCAATTAATCACTTAATCTATAGTATTTTAAACAACTCATAATCAGATAAATAATCCATATGAGTGTTATACTATATAGATTATTATTAATGCTACTTGTAAGTAGCATTGTACTTTTAT encodes:
- the LOC123976130 gene encoding gamma-crystallin M2-like encodes the protein MGKITFFEEKKFQGRCYNCSSDCADLHTYFSRCNSIRVESGVWVIYERPSYKGFQYILSPGEYADNQQWMAFSDNVKSCRTIKNAYGSAWKLRLYERPDFGGQMIECSDDCPSVYDTYKMREAYSCVVTDGAWVFYDLPNYRGHQYLLEQEPCLQIFFYEDKNFQGHYYECSSDCPEISSHVSRCNSIRVENGAWVIYERPHYMGYQYVLVRGEYPNFQSWNGFNDTIHSCRLIRYPSSRYRMRIYERPQFSGQMIEFSEDMPNLLDRWRYRDVNSAHVQDGVWVFYEHPNYGGRQYLLEKGEYRRHVEWGALHPSVGSIKRVVDF